In Streptantibioticus cattleyicolor NRRL 8057 = DSM 46488, a genomic segment contains:
- a CDS encoding AMP-dependent synthetase/ligase, with amino-acid sequence MTDAQTLIDNRPPSVAGLFLQRVEETPDAEAYRFPVPAGDGSEQWRSLTWGQAAERVFAIAAGLIDLGVRPEERVAIASATRVEWLLADLAVLCAGAATTTVYPSTNADESAFILADSGSRVLFAENAGQLAKARAHRAELPDLAHVVLLDGAPDEDAAADGWVLTLADLERRGAAYLERHPEVVKKNVAAITADQLATLIYTSGTTGRPKGVRLVHDCWSYMAKAIAATGLIGADDVQYLWLPLAHVFGKVLTAGQIEVGHVVAVDGRVDKIIENLPVVRPTYMAAVPRIFEKVYNGVAAKAREGGAAKYRIFQWAAGVAREYARVTQENRRASGRASAPFKLAAQHAVADKLVYAKLREAFGGRLRACISGSAALAPEIGYFFSGAGVHILEGYGLTESSAASCVNPGEMYRTGTVGKPLPGTEVRIAEDGEILLRGPGIMRGYHGLPEKTEEVLEADGWFHTGDIGELSDDGFLRITDRKKDLIKTSGGKYISPVEVEGRFKALCPYVGNVLVIGAGRNFCTALIALDEPTITAWAREQGLPHTDYAAVIAAPRTRELVEGYVAQVNEGLQRWQTIKKFRLLPRDLDVEHGDLTPSLKLKRPVVEREFKNLIDEMYAGAVEA; translated from the coding sequence GTGACCGACGCACAGACACTGATCGACAACCGGCCGCCCTCCGTGGCCGGGCTCTTCCTCCAGCGGGTCGAGGAGACGCCCGACGCGGAGGCGTACCGCTTCCCGGTGCCCGCGGGCGACGGTTCCGAGCAGTGGCGTTCGCTCACCTGGGGCCAGGCCGCCGAGCGGGTCTTCGCCATCGCGGCCGGCCTGATCGACCTCGGGGTCCGCCCCGAGGAACGGGTGGCCATCGCCTCCGCCACCCGCGTCGAATGGCTCCTCGCCGACCTCGCCGTGCTCTGCGCCGGCGCCGCCACCACCACGGTCTACCCCAGCACCAACGCCGACGAGTCCGCCTTCATCCTCGCCGACTCCGGCAGCCGGGTGCTCTTCGCGGAGAACGCCGGACAGCTCGCCAAGGCCCGCGCCCACCGCGCCGAGCTGCCCGACCTCGCCCACGTGGTGCTCCTCGACGGCGCCCCGGACGAGGACGCTGCCGCCGACGGCTGGGTGCTCACCCTCGCCGACCTCGAACGGCGTGGCGCCGCCTACCTGGAGCGCCACCCCGAGGTCGTCAAGAAGAACGTCGCCGCCATCACCGCCGACCAGCTCGCCACGCTGATCTACACCTCCGGCACCACCGGCCGCCCCAAGGGCGTACGGCTGGTCCACGACTGCTGGTCCTACATGGCCAAGGCGATCGCCGCCACCGGTCTGATAGGCGCCGACGACGTGCAGTACCTGTGGCTGCCGCTGGCCCACGTCTTCGGCAAGGTGCTCACCGCCGGGCAGATCGAGGTCGGCCACGTGGTGGCGGTGGACGGCCGGGTCGACAAGATCATCGAGAACCTGCCGGTGGTCCGGCCCACCTACATGGCGGCGGTGCCGCGCATCTTCGAGAAGGTCTACAACGGGGTGGCCGCCAAGGCCCGCGAGGGCGGCGCCGCCAAGTACCGGATCTTCCAGTGGGCGGCCGGGGTGGCCCGCGAGTACGCCCGGGTGACCCAGGAGAACCGGCGGGCCAGCGGCAGGGCCTCGGCGCCCTTCAAGCTCGCCGCGCAGCACGCCGTCGCCGACAAGCTCGTCTACGCCAAGCTGCGTGAGGCGTTCGGCGGCCGGCTGCGGGCCTGCATCTCCGGCTCGGCCGCCCTCGCCCCGGAGATCGGCTACTTCTTCTCCGGCGCCGGCGTCCACATCCTGGAGGGGTACGGACTCACCGAGTCCAGCGCCGCCTCCTGCGTCAACCCCGGGGAGATGTACCGCACCGGCACCGTCGGCAAGCCGCTGCCCGGCACCGAGGTGCGCATCGCCGAGGACGGCGAGATCCTGCTCCGCGGCCCCGGCATCATGCGGGGCTACCACGGGCTGCCGGAGAAGACCGAGGAGGTGCTGGAGGCCGACGGCTGGTTCCACACCGGCGACATCGGCGAACTCTCCGACGACGGCTTCCTGCGCATCACCGACCGCAAGAAGGACCTGATCAAGACCTCCGGCGGCAAGTACATCTCGCCCGTCGAGGTCGAGGGCAGGTTCAAGGCGCTCTGTCCGTACGTCGGCAACGTCCTGGTGATCGGCGCCGGACGCAACTTCTGCACCGCCCTGATCGCCCTGGACGAACCCACGATCACCGCCTGGGCCCGCGAGCAGGGCCTGCCGCACACCGACTACGCCGCCGTGATCGCCGCCCCGCGGACCCGCGAACTCGTCGAGGGCTACGTCGCCCAGGTCAACGAGGGCCTCCAGCGCTGGCAGACGATCAAGAAGTTCCGCCTGCTCCCGCGCGACCTCGACGTCGAGCACGGCGACCTCACCCCCAGCCTCAAGCTCAAGCGCCCGGTGGTCGAGCGCGAGTTCAAGAACCTGATCGACGAGATGTACGCGGGGGCGGTCGAGGCGTAG
- the lepA gene encoding translation elongation factor 4 → MPATPSHVPEPSRTDPALIRNFCIIAHIDHGKSTLADRMLQLTGVVEQRQMRAQYLDRMDIERERGITIKSQAVRLPWAPTSGEGKGTTHVLNMIDTPGHVDFTYEVSRSLAACEGTILLVDAAQGIEAQTLANLYLALENDLTIIPVLNKIDLPAAQPEKYAAELAHIIGCDPSEVLKVSAKTGEGVAELLDKVVAEVPAPVGVADAPARAMIFDSVYDSYRGVVTYVKVVDGRLSKRERIQMMSTGAAHELLEIGVSSPEMTAADGLGVGEVGYLITGVKDVRQSKVGDTVTRLHKGATEALGGYKDPKPMVFSGLYPLDGSDYPELRDALDKLQLNDAALVYEPETSAALGFGFRVGFLGLLHLDVIRERLEREFGLDLIATAPNVVYRVIMEDGSEHTVTNPSEFPVGKIDEVYEPVVRATVLAPSEFVGAIMELCQSRRGSLLGMDYLSEDRVELRYTLPLAEIVFDFFDQLKSKTRGYASLDYEPTGEQISDLVKVDILLHGDKVDAFSAILHKDKAYAYGVRMAGKLRELIPRQQFEVPIQAAIGSRVIARETVRAIRKDVLAKCYGGDISRKRKLLEKQKEGKKRMKMVGNVEVPQEAFIAALSTDEGDAKARK, encoded by the coding sequence GTGCCCGCGACCCCATCCCACGTGCCGGAGCCGAGCCGTACCGACCCGGCGCTGATCCGCAACTTCTGCATCATCGCGCACATCGACCACGGCAAGTCGACACTCGCCGACCGGATGCTCCAGCTCACCGGCGTCGTCGAGCAGCGCCAGATGCGCGCCCAGTACCTGGACCGCATGGACATCGAGCGTGAGCGCGGCATCACGATCAAGTCGCAGGCGGTCCGGCTGCCCTGGGCGCCCACCAGCGGCGAGGGCAAGGGGACGACCCACGTCCTCAACATGATCGACACCCCGGGCCACGTCGACTTCACCTACGAGGTCTCCCGTTCCCTCGCCGCCTGCGAGGGCACCATCCTCCTGGTCGACGCCGCCCAGGGCATCGAGGCGCAGACCCTCGCCAACCTCTACCTGGCGCTGGAGAACGACCTCACGATCATCCCGGTGCTCAACAAGATCGACCTGCCCGCCGCCCAGCCGGAGAAGTACGCCGCCGAACTGGCGCACATCATCGGCTGCGACCCCTCCGAGGTGCTCAAGGTGAGCGCCAAGACCGGCGAGGGCGTGGCCGAGCTGCTGGACAAGGTGGTGGCCGAGGTCCCGGCGCCGGTCGGCGTGGCCGACGCCCCGGCCCGCGCGATGATCTTCGACTCGGTCTACGACTCCTACCGCGGCGTCGTCACCTACGTGAAGGTCGTCGACGGCCGGCTCTCCAAGCGCGAGCGCATCCAGATGATGTCCACCGGCGCCGCCCACGAGCTGCTGGAGATCGGCGTCTCCTCGCCGGAGATGACCGCCGCCGACGGCCTCGGCGTCGGCGAGGTGGGCTACCTGATCACCGGCGTCAAGGACGTCCGCCAGTCGAAGGTGGGCGACACCGTCACCCGGCTCCACAAGGGGGCGACCGAAGCGCTCGGCGGTTACAAGGACCCCAAGCCGATGGTCTTCTCCGGGCTCTACCCGCTGGACGGCTCGGACTACCCCGAGCTGCGCGACGCGCTGGACAAGCTCCAGCTCAACGACGCCGCCCTGGTCTACGAGCCGGAGACCTCCGCCGCCCTGGGCTTCGGCTTCCGCGTCGGCTTCCTCGGCCTGCTCCACCTCGACGTGATCCGCGAGCGGCTGGAGCGCGAGTTCGGCCTCGACCTGATCGCCACCGCCCCCAACGTGGTCTACCGCGTGATCATGGAGGACGGCAGCGAGCACACGGTGACCAACCCCAGCGAGTTCCCGGTCGGCAAGATCGACGAGGTCTACGAGCCGGTGGTGCGCGCCACCGTGCTGGCGCCCAGCGAGTTCGTCGGCGCCATCATGGAGCTGTGCCAGTCCCGGCGCGGCAGCCTGCTGGGCATGGACTACCTCTCCGAGGACCGGGTGGAGCTGCGCTACACCCTGCCGCTCGCCGAGATCGTCTTCGACTTCTTCGACCAGCTCAAGTCGAAGACCCGCGGCTACGCCTCGCTGGACTACGAGCCCACCGGCGAGCAGATCTCCGACCTGGTCAAGGTCGACATCCTGCTGCACGGCGACAAGGTGGACGCCTTCTCCGCGATCCTGCACAAGGACAAGGCGTACGCGTACGGCGTGCGGATGGCCGGCAAGCTGCGCGAACTCATCCCGCGGCAGCAGTTCGAGGTGCCGATCCAGGCCGCCATCGGCAGCCGGGTCATCGCCCGGGAGACCGTCCGCGCCATCCGCAAGGACGTCCTCGCCAAGTGCTACGGCGGTGACATCTCGCGTAAGCGCAAGCTGCTGGAGAAGCAGAAGGAAGGCAAGAAGCGGATGAAGATGGTGGGCAACGTGGAGGTGCCGCAGGAGGCCTTCATCGCCGCGCTCTCCACCGACGAGGGCGACGCCAAGGCCCGCAAGTGA
- the rpsT gene encoding 30S ribosomal protein S20 gives MANIKSQIKRNKTNEKARLRNKAVKSELKTAIRRTREAVEAGNAEKATEAARAAARKLDKAVSKGVIHKNQAANKKSALASSVASLKG, from the coding sequence GTGGCGAACATCAAGTCCCAGATCAAGCGCAACAAGACCAACGAGAAGGCGCGGCTGCGCAACAAGGCCGTCAAGTCCGAGCTGAAGACCGCCATCCGCCGCACCCGCGAGGCCGTCGAGGCCGGCAACGCCGAGAAGGCCACCGAGGCCGCCCGCGCCGCGGCGCGCAAGCTCGACAAGGCCGTCAGCAAGGGCGTCATCCACAAGAACCAGGCCGCCAACAAGAAGTCGGCGCTGGCCTCCTCGGTCGCCTCCCTCAAGGGCTGA
- a CDS encoding NADP-dependent oxidoreductase, with protein sequence MNAIRFHEYGEATDVLRLERADVPVPGPGEIRVAVHACGLNPADWALCRGLFTGQLPRGIGLEVSGTVDAVGAGVTGVAVGDTVLGAADYAGGHSAGAADFAVLTHWAHVPEGLDLVQAAALPMAVETAYRSLEQLAVTAGRTLLVHGAGTMIGFAAVQIALDRGARVIAAAGPTYAERLRALGATVTSYGDGMAERVTAAAGGPVDLVLDTAPPGGVLPALVRVADGDPRRVLTVSDPDGVGLGVRTSFDEDASKALRYDVLGEFAQRAAEGRFSIPVARVFPLADWRTAAETSLGGRARGKLVLLLDRS encoded by the coding sequence ATGAACGCCATCCGCTTCCACGAGTACGGCGAAGCCACCGACGTGCTCCGGCTGGAACGGGCCGACGTACCGGTCCCCGGCCCCGGCGAGATCCGCGTGGCCGTCCACGCCTGCGGGCTCAACCCGGCCGACTGGGCGCTGTGCCGCGGCCTGTTCACCGGTCAACTCCCGCGCGGCATCGGCCTGGAGGTCTCCGGGACCGTCGACGCGGTCGGCGCGGGCGTCACCGGCGTCGCCGTCGGCGACACCGTCCTGGGCGCGGCCGACTACGCCGGCGGCCACAGCGCCGGCGCGGCGGACTTCGCGGTCCTGACGCACTGGGCCCACGTGCCCGAAGGGCTCGATCTCGTCCAGGCCGCCGCGCTGCCGATGGCGGTCGAGACGGCCTACCGCAGCCTGGAACAACTCGCCGTCACCGCGGGCCGCACCCTGCTGGTCCACGGCGCCGGGACCATGATCGGCTTCGCGGCCGTGCAGATAGCCCTGGACCGGGGCGCACGGGTGATCGCCGCCGCCGGCCCCACCTACGCCGAACGCCTGCGCGCGCTGGGCGCGACGGTGACCTCGTACGGCGACGGGATGGCCGAACGGGTCACGGCGGCGGCCGGCGGACCGGTGGACCTCGTCCTGGACACCGCGCCGCCCGGCGGCGTACTCCCCGCCCTCGTGCGCGTCGCGGACGGCGACCCCCGACGGGTGCTCACCGTCAGCGACCCCGACGGCGTCGGGCTCGGGGTCCGTACCTCCTTCGACGAGGACGCGTCCAAGGCGCTCCGCTACGACGTGCTCGGCGAGTTCGCCCAGCGCGCCGCCGAGGGCCGGTTCTCCATACCCGTGGCCCGCGTCTTCCCCCTGGCGGACTGGCGCACGGCGGCGGAGACCAGCCTCGGCGGCCGGGCCCGGGGCAAGCTCGTGCTGCTCCTCGACCGCTCCTGA
- a CDS encoding TetR/AcrR family transcriptional regulator, producing the protein MPRDGRPARLRLQKAAAELFGEHGFDRVTTAEIAARAGVTERTFYRHYADKREVFFASEADLRDALVAGVADAPEELEPLPALLWAFRTVVPVMEENRPLVEPMRRVIADTPALRERHQAKTAALTDALATALHGRGVAGPTASLAARVAMAAMSHAAAVWFVNPGHDLDRLLRDTFADVHALTAALAASDAEAARR; encoded by the coding sequence ATGCCACGTGACGGACGGCCGGCGCGCCTGCGCCTCCAGAAAGCAGCCGCCGAACTCTTCGGGGAGCACGGCTTCGACCGGGTCACGACGGCCGAGATCGCGGCCCGGGCGGGCGTCACCGAGCGCACCTTCTACCGGCACTACGCCGACAAGCGCGAGGTGTTCTTCGCGAGCGAGGCCGACCTGCGGGACGCCCTGGTCGCCGGGGTGGCCGACGCGCCCGAGGAGTTGGAGCCGCTGCCGGCCCTGCTGTGGGCCTTCCGCACGGTGGTGCCGGTCATGGAGGAGAACCGCCCGCTGGTCGAGCCGATGCGACGCGTCATCGCCGACACCCCCGCGCTCCGCGAACGCCACCAGGCGAAGACGGCCGCCCTCACCGACGCGCTGGCGACCGCGCTGCACGGCCGGGGCGTCGCCGGACCCACGGCGTCACTGGCCGCCCGGGTCGCCATGGCCGCCATGAGCCACGCCGCCGCCGTCTGGTTCGTCAACCCTGGCCACGACCTCGACCGGCTGCTGCGCGACACCTTCGCCGACGTCCACGCCCTCACCGCCGCCCTGGCCGCCTCCGACGCGGAGGCGGCGCGGCGGTGA
- the holA gene encoding DNA polymerase III subunit delta: protein MAKKSSTDDVLAPVTLAVGQEDLLLDRAVAEVVAAARAADPDTDVRDLTPDALQPGTLAELVSPSLFAERKVVVVRNAHDLSADTVKDVKGYLDAPAEEITLVLLHAGGAKGKGLLDAARKARAREVACAKLTKPADRLAFVRAEFRTAGRSATPEACQALVDAIGSDLRELASACAQLGADVEGTVDAAVVARYYTGRAEATGFEVADLAVTGRTAEALERLRWALAVGQPLPGITFALASGVRAIGKLATAPRGARPGDLARELGMPPWKIDRVRQQMRGWSGDGVAMALRAVAEADAAVKGAGADPAYALEKAVVTISRAARSRRG, encoded by the coding sequence ATGGCGAAGAAGAGCTCGACCGACGACGTGCTGGCCCCGGTCACCCTGGCCGTGGGCCAGGAGGACCTGCTGCTCGACCGCGCGGTCGCCGAGGTGGTGGCCGCCGCCCGCGCGGCCGACCCCGACACCGACGTGCGCGACCTGACCCCGGACGCCCTCCAGCCCGGCACGCTCGCCGAGTTGGTCAGCCCCTCGCTCTTCGCCGAACGCAAGGTCGTCGTCGTCCGCAACGCGCACGACCTGTCGGCGGACACCGTCAAGGACGTCAAGGGCTACCTCGACGCCCCCGCGGAGGAGATCACCCTCGTCCTGCTGCACGCCGGCGGCGCCAAGGGCAAGGGGCTGCTCGACGCCGCCCGCAAGGCCCGCGCCCGCGAGGTCGCCTGCGCGAAGCTGACCAAGCCCGCCGACCGGCTGGCGTTCGTGCGCGCCGAGTTCCGTACCGCCGGGCGTTCGGCGACCCCCGAGGCGTGCCAGGCGCTGGTGGACGCGATCGGCAGCGACCTGCGGGAGCTGGCCTCCGCCTGCGCCCAGCTCGGCGCCGACGTCGAGGGCACCGTCGACGCGGCCGTGGTCGCCCGTTACTACACCGGCCGCGCCGAGGCCACCGGCTTCGAGGTGGCCGACCTCGCGGTCACCGGACGCACCGCCGAGGCGCTGGAGCGGCTGCGCTGGGCGCTGGCGGTCGGCCAGCCGCTGCCCGGCATCACCTTCGCGCTGGCCTCCGGCGTCCGCGCCATCGGTAAGCTCGCCACCGCCCCGCGCGGCGCCCGCCCCGGCGATCTCGCCCGCGAACTCGGCATGCCGCCCTGGAAGATCGACCGGGTACGGCAGCAGATGCGCGGCTGGTCCGGGGACGGGGTCGCCATGGCGCTGCGCGCGGTCGCCGAGGCCGACGCCGCGGTCAAGGGCGCCGGGGCCGACCCCGCCTACGCCCTGGAGAAGGCCGTGGTCACCATCTCCCGCGCCGCCCGCTCCCGCCGCGGGTAG
- a CDS encoding pyridoxamine 5'-phosphate oxidase family protein: protein MTHPESPRSLALRKRQALHRLDHDQDVWVATADGDGVPCLVPLYFWWDGHAVWIATRGTNPTGVNLSRSGLARLSFGHTRDVVLMAGTATDFARDGLPAGVGDAFAAKFGWDPREDHPSYRYFRIVPELIQAWGTVAEMADRTLMRDGRWLL, encoded by the coding sequence ATGACGCACCCCGAGAGCCCCCGGAGCCTGGCCCTGCGCAAGCGGCAGGCGCTGCACCGCCTCGACCACGACCAGGACGTCTGGGTCGCCACCGCGGACGGCGACGGGGTGCCGTGCCTGGTGCCGCTGTACTTCTGGTGGGACGGCCACGCGGTGTGGATCGCCACCCGCGGCACCAACCCCACCGGGGTCAACCTGAGCCGCTCCGGCCTCGCCCGGCTCTCCTTCGGCCACACCCGCGACGTCGTGCTGATGGCCGGCACCGCCACCGACTTCGCCCGCGACGGACTCCCCGCCGGGGTGGGCGACGCCTTCGCCGCCAAGTTCGGCTGGGACCCCCGTGAGGACCACCCCTCCTACCGGTACTTCCGGATCGTCCCCGAGCTGATCCAAGCCTGGGGCACCGTCGCGGAAATGGCCGACCGCACCCTGATGCGCGACGGGCGGTGGCTGTTGTGA
- a CDS encoding ComEC/Rec2 family competence protein, protein MTTGTSPEETTGPADLRLVPPACAAWGAAAVTLGVPGRWTAAVAAGALAVALAVWVRLRGRGGDGRSGVAGVAVATALCACAAACSAGLAATALHRGPIPRLAARGAEATVDVTLTGDPHRTSARPPDAMPAPPVVVARAEAVRVAADGVTTTVRTPVLLIAEPGGSGRSGGSGERSPPGGADAWLRLLPSTTLRLTARLDRSDRPGDDIAALAVVHGAPRVIAGPSRLHRVAGSLRAGLRAATAQLAPDVRALLPGLVVGDTSGVPPDLRAAFDATDLSHLLAVSGANLTLVLALFIGPPALATRAERRGLAARSGLSLRRTAVLGAVLTAGFVVLCRPEPSVLRAAVCGLITLAAIGTGRRRSLLPALAATVLVLVLADPWLARSFGFALSVLATGALLTLAPRWAEGLRRHGVPPRAAEALGAAAAAQACCAPVIAVLAAHVSLVAVPCNLLAEVAVAPATVAGFAALAVAPVSLPAAKALAWLAGWPVRWVAWVARTGADLPGARLGWPGGWRGGLLLAVVTVAAVGLVRRIRPRPWMYAALVVALLVAVVRPAPLTRFATGWPPPGWRMVVCDVGQGDALVLNSGSGTGVVVDAGPDPVLADRCLRALGITRIPLLILTHFHADHVAGLPGVLRGRAVGAIETTTLDSPAPEAASVVRAAAAAHVPLVRAAAGERRRLGALEWQVLWPPPAPAELPDEGPNDASVALLVTVAGLTLALLGDLEPAAQQEVLARNPGLPRADVLKVAHHGSAHQDPALLARLRPRLALISCGAHNRYGHPSPRTLDALHAQGATVLRTDTAGSIAVTGRDAPVPGAGPPALSASVVKGAS, encoded by the coding sequence ATGACCACCGGGACCTCGCCGGAGGAGACCACGGGCCCGGCGGATCTGCGGCTGGTGCCGCCGGCCTGCGCCGCGTGGGGCGCCGCCGCCGTGACCCTCGGCGTGCCGGGGCGGTGGACGGCGGCCGTGGCGGCCGGCGCGCTGGCGGTGGCGCTCGCGGTGTGGGTACGGCTGCGCGGCCGGGGCGGTGACGGGCGGTCGGGCGTCGCCGGGGTGGCCGTGGCCACGGCACTGTGCGCCTGCGCGGCGGCCTGCTCCGCGGGGCTGGCCGCAACGGCGCTCCACCGAGGCCCGATCCCCCGGCTCGCCGCCCGCGGGGCCGAGGCCACCGTGGACGTGACGCTCACCGGGGACCCGCACCGGACCTCGGCTCGTCCGCCCGACGCCATGCCCGCGCCGCCGGTCGTCGTCGCCCGGGCGGAGGCCGTGCGGGTGGCCGCGGACGGCGTCACGACGACCGTGCGCACCCCAGTGCTGCTGATCGCCGAGCCGGGCGGCTCCGGCCGGTCCGGGGGATCCGGCGAGCGGTCGCCGCCCGGCGGGGCCGACGCGTGGCTGCGGCTGCTGCCCTCCACCACGCTGCGGCTGACCGCGCGCCTCGACCGGTCCGACCGCCCCGGTGACGACATCGCCGCGCTCGCGGTGGTCCACGGGGCGCCCCGGGTGATCGCCGGGCCGTCGCGGCTGCACCGGGTGGCCGGTTCGCTGCGGGCCGGGCTGCGGGCGGCGACCGCCCAACTAGCGCCGGACGTAAGGGCGTTGCTGCCCGGGCTGGTGGTCGGCGACACCTCCGGCGTCCCGCCGGATCTGCGGGCGGCCTTCGACGCGACCGACCTGTCGCACCTGCTGGCGGTCTCCGGCGCCAACCTCACGCTGGTGCTGGCGTTGTTCATCGGTCCGCCCGCGCTGGCGACCCGGGCCGAACGGCGCGGGCTGGCGGCCCGGTCGGGGCTGTCGCTGCGGCGGACGGCGGTGCTGGGCGCGGTGCTGACCGCCGGGTTCGTGGTGTTGTGCCGGCCGGAGCCCAGCGTGCTGCGGGCCGCGGTGTGCGGGCTGATCACGCTGGCCGCGATCGGCACCGGCCGGCGCCGTTCGCTGCTGCCGGCGCTCGCCGCCACCGTGCTGGTGCTCGTGCTCGCCGACCCGTGGCTGGCGCGGTCGTTCGGCTTCGCGCTGTCGGTGCTGGCGACGGGGGCGCTGCTGACGCTGGCCCCGCGCTGGGCGGAGGGGCTGCGACGGCACGGGGTGCCGCCCCGGGCGGCCGAGGCGCTGGGCGCGGCAGCGGCGGCCCAGGCGTGCTGCGCGCCGGTGATCGCGGTGCTGGCCGCGCACGTCAGCCTGGTCGCCGTGCCGTGCAACCTGCTGGCCGAGGTCGCGGTGGCGCCGGCCACGGTCGCCGGGTTCGCGGCGCTGGCGGTGGCGCCGGTGTCGTTGCCGGCCGCCAAGGCGCTGGCGTGGCTGGCCGGTTGGCCGGTGCGGTGGGTGGCCTGGGTGGCCCGGACCGGGGCGGATCTGCCGGGGGCGCGGCTGGGGTGGCCCGGGGGCTGGCGGGGCGGGTTGCTGTTGGCGGTGGTGACGGTGGCCGCCGTCGGGCTGGTCCGGCGGATCCGGCCGCGCCCGTGGATGTACGCGGCGCTGGTGGTGGCGTTGCTGGTGGCCGTGGTGCGTCCGGCGCCGCTGACCCGGTTCGCCACGGGGTGGCCGCCGCCGGGGTGGCGGATGGTGGTGTGCGACGTGGGCCAGGGAGACGCGTTGGTGCTCAACTCCGGTTCCGGCACCGGGGTGGTGGTGGACGCGGGGCCCGATCCGGTCCTCGCCGACCGCTGTCTGCGGGCCCTGGGGATCACCCGGATCCCGTTGCTGATCCTCACCCATTTCCACGCCGACCACGTGGCCGGGCTCCCCGGGGTGCTGCGTGGGCGCGCGGTCGGCGCGATCGAGACGACGACGCTGGACAGCCCGGCGCCGGAGGCCGCGTCGGTCGTCCGCGCCGCCGCGGCGGCCCACGTTCCGCTGGTCCGGGCGGCGGCGGGGGAGCGGCGCCGGCTGGGGGCGCTGGAGTGGCAGGTGCTCTGGCCGCCGCCGGCCCCGGCCGAGCTGCCCGACGAGGGCCCCAACGACGCCAGCGTCGCGCTGCTGGTCACCGTGGCCGGGCTGACCCTCGCGCTCCTCGGCGACCTCGAACCCGCCGCGCAGCAGGAGGTGTTGGCCCGCAACCCCGGACTGCCCCGCGCCGACGTCCTCAAGGTCGCCCACCACGGTTCGGCCCACCAGGACCCGGCGCTCCTCGCCCGGCTCCGGCCCCGCCTCGCCCTCATCTCCTGCGGCGCCCACAACCGTTACGGCCACCCCTCGCCGCGGACCCTGGACGCCCTCCACGCCCAGGGCGCCACCGTGCTGCGGACCGACACCGCGGGGTCGATCGCCGTGACCGGCCGGGACGCCCCCGTCCCGGGAGCCGGTCCGCCGGCCTTGTCGGCGAGCGTGGTGAAGGGGGCGTCATGA
- a CDS encoding ComEA family DNA-binding protein, giving the protein MEPRTVVALAGVLVVVVAFAVHHFWAGRPRTVQVPAVVRGGAPVVARAAGASEGTAARATATVVVDVAGRVRRPGVARLPAGSRVVDALKAAGGAVPGTDTGALNLARLLVDGEQIRVGGPAPPDAPPDPAVGPAGPSAATGSVPGAGPVSLSTATLEQLDALPGVGPVLARHILDYRTQHGPFTSVTQLRRIPGVGDRRYKTLEPLVRP; this is encoded by the coding sequence ATGGAGCCGCGCACGGTGGTGGCGTTGGCGGGGGTGCTGGTGGTGGTCGTCGCCTTCGCCGTGCACCACTTCTGGGCGGGCCGTCCGCGTACGGTGCAGGTCCCGGCCGTGGTGCGGGGCGGGGCGCCCGTGGTGGCGCGGGCGGCCGGGGCGTCCGAGGGGACGGCGGCCCGGGCCACGGCCACGGTGGTGGTCGACGTCGCGGGACGGGTACGCCGGCCCGGGGTGGCCAGACTGCCCGCCGGATCCCGGGTGGTGGACGCCCTCAAGGCCGCGGGCGGCGCGGTGCCCGGTACGGACACCGGCGCGCTCAACCTCGCCCGCCTCCTCGTCGACGGCGAGCAGATCCGGGTCGGCGGCCCCGCCCCGCCCGACGCGCCCCCGGACCCGGCCGTCGGCCCCGCCGGTCCCTCCGCCGCCACCGGTTCCGTGCCCGGAGCCGGTCCCGTCAGCCTCAGCACCGCCACCCTCGAACAACTCGACGCCCTCCCCGGCGTCGGCCCCGTCCTCGCCCGCCACATCCTCGACTACCGCACCCAGCACGGCCCGTTCACCTCCGTCACGCAGCTCCGCCGGATCCCCGGCGTGGGCGACCGCCGCTACAAGACGCTCGAACCCCTGGTGCGGCCATGA